One genomic window of Marinobacter adhaerens HP15 includes the following:
- a CDS encoding SDR family NAD(P)-dependent oxidoreductase, translating into MPDLKQRFSLYGKSVLVTGATGYLGRAMVFGLAELGAKVLVNGRNRPRVEQFVEELCEAKLAAQPAVFDVNDEQAVRHWFAQFGNTPLHGLVNNAYAGGAGSIETATDNDYRNSYEVSLVSANRLLREALPNLRLAVKSGGGASVVNIGSMYGMVSPDQRLYPGKNAANPPFYGAAKAALIQWTRYAACEFGIEGIRVNAVSPGPFPSTAVQATNPDFVKTLAGKVPLGRIGQTEEIQGPLSFLISDASTFVNGSNLVVDGGWTCW; encoded by the coding sequence ATGCCTGACCTAAAGCAAAGATTTTCACTTTACGGCAAAAGCGTTCTAGTAACAGGGGCCACTGGATATCTTGGTAGGGCGATGGTTTTTGGTCTGGCGGAGTTGGGGGCTAAAGTACTGGTGAACGGCAGAAATCGCCCTCGTGTCGAACAGTTTGTGGAAGAGTTGTGCGAGGCAAAACTAGCCGCCCAGCCTGCTGTCTTCGACGTAAATGATGAACAAGCTGTACGTCACTGGTTTGCCCAATTTGGTAACACGCCATTACACGGCTTGGTGAACAATGCTTATGCTGGTGGGGCAGGTTCAATAGAGACTGCGACGGATAATGATTACCGCAATAGCTATGAAGTCTCGTTGGTATCAGCGAACAGGTTGCTACGCGAAGCACTTCCTAATTTGCGATTGGCTGTTAAGAGCGGTGGCGGAGCTTCTGTAGTAAATATTGGTTCGATGTATGGAATGGTGAGCCCTGATCAAAGATTATACCCGGGCAAGAACGCGGCCAATCCGCCGTTTTATGGTGCCGCAAAAGCCGCACTCATCCAGTGGACTCGGTATGCGGCCTGTGAGTTTGGCATAGAAGGAATACGAGTCAATGCGGTCTCCCCCGGGCCATTCCCTTCAACTGCTGTGCAGGCGACCAATCCGGATTTCGTAAAGACTTTGGCTGGCAAAGTACCTTTGGGACGAATTGGCCAGACAGAGGAAATTCAGGGGCCGCTGTCGTTCCTGATTTCGGATGCGTCCACCTTTGTGAACGGCTCCAACCTGGTTGTTGATGGGGGATGGACGTGCTGGTAG
- the pseB gene encoding UDP-N-acetylglucosamine 4,6-dehydratase (inverting) yields MLENSTILVTGGTGSFGHKFIPMTLEKYNPKKIIVFSRDEMKQWEMAKLFQGDDRLRFFIGDVRDRDRLYRALDGVDYVVHAAATKIVPTAEYNPFECVKTNIHGAMNLIDAAIDKGVKGVVALSTDKASSPINLYGATKLASDKLFVAGNSYSGGHETKFSVVRYGNVMGSRGSVIPFFMSIKEKGVLPITDPRMTRFMISLEQGVELVWHAFEDMVGGEIYVKKIPSMKVTDLAQVVAPDAKQEVVGIRPGEKLHEQMIGAEDSYFTYEYPEHFKILPNINDWGTCESRIKDGKKVPEGFVYSSDNNSEWMTDKELQAWIDRHNNEIGKI; encoded by the coding sequence ATGTTAGAAAACTCTACTATCCTCGTAACCGGTGGCACTGGGTCGTTCGGCCATAAATTCATTCCCATGACACTGGAAAAATACAATCCCAAGAAAATCATTGTGTTTTCTCGGGACGAAATGAAGCAGTGGGAAATGGCCAAGCTGTTTCAAGGCGACGACCGCCTTCGTTTCTTTATAGGCGATGTACGAGACAGGGATCGACTATATCGGGCACTTGATGGCGTTGACTATGTTGTGCACGCAGCTGCCACGAAGATCGTACCTACCGCTGAGTACAATCCTTTTGAATGTGTAAAAACAAACATTCACGGAGCCATGAATCTGATAGATGCTGCGATTGATAAAGGCGTTAAGGGCGTCGTCGCGCTCTCAACCGATAAAGCCAGCAGTCCTATCAATCTCTACGGTGCCACCAAGTTGGCCTCTGACAAGCTTTTTGTGGCCGGCAACTCATATTCGGGTGGCCATGAGACCAAATTTTCTGTGGTCCGGTACGGTAACGTAATGGGGTCTCGCGGCTCGGTCATACCCTTTTTCATGTCGATCAAAGAAAAAGGCGTGTTGCCCATAACCGACCCGCGCATGACACGTTTTATGATCAGTCTGGAGCAAGGCGTAGAGTTGGTCTGGCATGCATTCGAAGACATGGTGGGTGGCGAGATTTATGTCAAGAAGATCCCGTCAATGAAAGTAACGGACCTCGCGCAAGTGGTTGCCCCGGATGCAAAGCAGGAAGTGGTTGGGATTCGGCCGGGTGAAAAACTGCATGAACAGATGATTGGCGCAGAAGACTCCTATTTCACCTACGAATATCCAGAGCACTTCAAAATTTTGCCCAATATTAACGATTGGGGAACATGCGAAAGCCGAATCAAGGACGGTAAGAAGGTGCCGGAGGGCTTTGTCTATTCAAGTGACAATAATTCGGAATGGATGACTGACAAAGAACTTCAGGCGTGGATTGATCGTCACAACAACGAAATTGGAAAGATCTGA
- the pseC gene encoding UDP-4-amino-4,6-dideoxy-N-acetyl-beta-L-altrosamine transaminase, whose amino-acid sequence MIPYGKQEISQADIDSVLEVLQSDFLTQGPKVPEFESKVAEHVGAKHALAVNSATSALHIACMSLGLGPGDWLWTSPITFVASANCGLYCGAKVDFVDIDPKTYNMCPKALAAKLEQAEKSACLPKIVVAVHLCGQPCDMAEVHRLSKKYGFRVIEDASHAIGGKYRGEFIGNSRYSDITVFSFHPVKIITTAEGGMALTNDENLASRMNLLRSHGITRDPRLMTREADGPWYYQQIDLGFNYRMTELQAALGVSQMNRLDAFVARRHELAGRYNEILARLPVTTPWQHPDSYSGLHLYVIRLSLNEVDKSHREVFESLREQGIGVNLHYIPVHTQPYYESMGFNASDFPEAMAYYREAISLPMFHGMTYEQQDQVSSALEFSLV is encoded by the coding sequence ATGATTCCCTACGGCAAGCAAGAAATCTCTCAGGCCGACATTGACTCTGTGCTTGAAGTGCTCCAGTCGGACTTTCTGACTCAAGGCCCCAAGGTGCCGGAGTTTGAATCAAAGGTAGCTGAACATGTTGGTGCCAAGCATGCGTTGGCCGTGAACAGTGCAACCTCGGCCTTACACATTGCTTGTATGAGTCTGGGGTTGGGGCCGGGTGATTGGCTGTGGACGTCGCCTATTACGTTTGTAGCTTCGGCAAACTGCGGACTCTACTGCGGTGCTAAGGTCGATTTTGTTGATATTGACCCCAAAACATACAACATGTGCCCGAAAGCACTGGCTGCTAAGCTGGAGCAGGCGGAGAAGTCCGCATGCCTGCCCAAAATTGTGGTTGCAGTTCACCTTTGTGGTCAGCCGTGTGACATGGCAGAAGTGCACCGATTAAGCAAAAAATATGGGTTTCGGGTTATCGAGGATGCCTCACACGCCATTGGCGGAAAGTATAGGGGGGAGTTCATCGGCAACAGTCGCTACAGCGACATTACGGTTTTCAGTTTTCACCCAGTAAAGATCATTACTACCGCGGAAGGTGGTATGGCCCTTACCAATGATGAAAATCTGGCCAGCCGTATGAATTTACTGCGTAGCCATGGAATTACCCGGGATCCTCGCCTAATGACTCGCGAAGCTGACGGGCCATGGTATTACCAGCAAATCGACCTGGGTTTTAATTATCGAATGACGGAGCTTCAGGCAGCTTTGGGTGTAAGCCAGATGAATCGCTTGGATGCTTTCGTAGCTCGCCGTCATGAGCTAGCCGGTCGTTATAATGAAATCTTGGCGAGGTTGCCGGTGACTACGCCATGGCAGCACCCAGATAGCTACTCAGGTTTGCACCTGTACGTCATCCGTTTGAGTCTCAATGAAGTTGATAAATCCCATCGGGAGGTATTCGAATCCCTCCGGGAGCAAGGAATTGGAGTGAACTTGCATTATATCCCGGTTCATACGCAGCCCTATTATGAGTCCATGGGTTTCAATGCAAGTGATTTTCCTGAGGCGATGGCTTATTACCGCGAAGCAATCAGCCTGCCCATGTTTCATGGGATGACGTACGAGCAACAGGACCAGGTTTCGAGCGCGTTGGAGTTTTCGCTGGTATGA
- a CDS encoding aldo/keto reductase, which translates to MKVRLLLQARTNSSRLPAKVLLPVGGVPLVVLAARRAGNTGHPVTVVTSREPSDDLLCEVLAKWRISFFRGELEDTLKRFVDALEGVSDEYAVVRLTGDNVFPDGAFIDEMLKEFEKREVAYLGCVGGSSGLPYGVSAEITRAGHLREAQNETESPFDREHVTPWIIGKYGGSRFEHYQSLRMEHYRCTVDTLDDYLTVAKLFEGSDKPENMPMGVLLEALKAECTDVAVTAPANRMVLGTAQFGLDYGIANRAGRPQQKLVNDLVRTAIKNGVQHLDTARAYGDSEKVLGKALAEGWSSRTTVITKLSPLDDCPPEAQPEVVEAFVERSVYQSCRLLGVSKLNALMLHRADHLTAWNGGVWHALAQLKKKGVIGELGVSVQSPKEALTALSFDSVSILQIPFNILDYRWDSVIEKILDERKHRCLTIHVRSALLQGLLTTNHLNLWKRAKCPNAGQVLEWLREQANNNCGGDVVELCLRFALSQDWIDGVVLGLDTKEQLLYNLKVMSVEPWSRDQLLKIVEDRPQVPRETLDPATWTKPDA; encoded by the coding sequence ATGAAGGTTCGGCTCTTGTTGCAGGCAAGGACAAATTCGTCTCGCCTGCCGGCCAAGGTTTTACTGCCAGTGGGCGGTGTGCCCTTGGTCGTGCTTGCAGCCCGTCGGGCTGGCAATACCGGCCATCCAGTTACGGTTGTAACCTCTCGGGAACCTTCGGATGATCTGTTATGTGAAGTCCTTGCCAAGTGGCGCATCAGCTTTTTCAGAGGGGAGTTGGAGGATACCCTCAAGCGCTTCGTGGATGCGCTTGAGGGGGTCTCAGACGAATATGCCGTTGTTCGGCTGACCGGCGATAATGTCTTTCCGGATGGGGCATTCATTGATGAAATGCTCAAGGAATTCGAAAAAAGAGAAGTCGCATATCTTGGCTGCGTTGGAGGTTCATCGGGGCTGCCCTACGGCGTCAGTGCTGAAATAACGCGCGCCGGACATCTCAGGGAAGCTCAGAACGAAACAGAATCGCCGTTTGATCGCGAGCATGTTACCCCTTGGATAATAGGCAAATATGGCGGAAGCAGATTCGAACACTACCAATCCCTGCGTATGGAACACTATCGCTGTACCGTAGATACATTGGATGATTACTTAACCGTTGCAAAGTTGTTTGAAGGCTCCGATAAACCTGAAAATATGCCGATGGGAGTTTTGCTGGAAGCATTGAAAGCTGAATGCACAGACGTGGCAGTTACAGCTCCAGCAAACAGAATGGTTTTGGGAACGGCTCAGTTTGGATTGGACTACGGTATTGCGAACAGGGCTGGGCGCCCTCAACAGAAACTTGTGAACGACCTGGTACGAACCGCTATTAAAAATGGTGTTCAGCACCTGGATACCGCGAGAGCCTATGGCGACAGTGAAAAGGTGCTGGGCAAAGCGTTGGCTGAGGGCTGGTCTTCCAGGACAACCGTTATTACAAAGCTGTCACCTTTAGATGACTGCCCTCCTGAGGCACAGCCCGAAGTGGTGGAAGCCTTTGTAGAACGAAGTGTATATCAATCCTGTCGATTGCTCGGTGTCTCCAAGCTCAACGCTTTAATGCTTCACAGGGCGGACCACTTAACTGCTTGGAACGGGGGGGTCTGGCACGCACTTGCCCAACTCAAAAAAAAGGGCGTTATTGGTGAGCTCGGCGTGTCGGTACAGTCCCCGAAGGAAGCATTGACCGCTTTGTCTTTTGATTCCGTTTCGATCCTCCAGATACCTTTCAACATACTTGATTACCGCTGGGATTCGGTCATTGAAAAAATTTTGGATGAGCGAAAGCATCGTTGCCTCACTATTCACGTCCGAAGTGCTTTACTGCAGGGGTTGTTGACTACCAATCATTTAAACCTTTGGAAGAGAGCTAAATGTCCCAATGCCGGCCAGGTATTGGAATGGCTTCGTGAACAGGCAAATAACAACTGCGGAGGTGATGTGGTTGAACTCTGTTTGCGCTTTGCGCTCTCTCAAGACTGGATTGATGGCGTTGTGCTGGGCTTGGATACTAAGGAACAGCTCCTTTACAACCTCAAGGTAATGAGCGTCGAGCCGTGGTCACGAGATCAGCTACTGAAGATCGTTGAAGATCGCCCTCAGGTCCCGAGAGAAACGCTTGACCCCGCAACCTGGACGAAGCCCGATGCCTGA